A single Nocardioides bizhenqiangii DNA region contains:
- a CDS encoding GlxA family transcriptional regulator: MLTNVAVLAFEGVAPFELGVLCEAFGLDRTAHGVPKLEFAVCAESPDPIPTSMGFSLQVHEGLERVRDADLVAVPATPRGRLAPGPVIDAIREAYDRGARILSVCSGAFTLGAAGLLDGRECTTHWMYTKELQTRFPEAKVVPEVLYVDTGQVVTSAGTAAGLDACLHIWRQEYGAAVASMVARRAVVPPHRDGGQAQFIARAVPDCDADTLRPLLTWILENIAEEHSVDSLARRALMSPRTFARRFRDETGTTPHSWVTAQRVAAAEELLETTEQPVEWIANEVGFGNAAALRHHFQRVRGVSPLQYRRTFCPAPTEATA, translated from the coding sequence ATGCTGACCAACGTGGCCGTTCTGGCCTTCGAGGGTGTCGCCCCCTTCGAGCTCGGCGTGCTGTGCGAGGCGTTCGGCCTCGACCGCACCGCGCACGGTGTCCCGAAGCTCGAGTTCGCCGTCTGCGCCGAGTCGCCCGACCCGATCCCCACGTCGATGGGCTTCTCGCTCCAGGTCCACGAGGGCCTCGAGCGGGTGCGGGACGCCGATCTCGTGGCTGTCCCCGCGACGCCGCGCGGTCGGTTGGCGCCCGGGCCGGTGATCGACGCCATCCGTGAGGCTTACGACCGGGGCGCCCGGATCCTCTCCGTCTGCAGCGGGGCGTTCACGCTGGGCGCCGCCGGCCTCCTCGACGGCCGCGAGTGCACCACGCACTGGATGTACACCAAGGAGCTCCAGACCCGGTTCCCCGAGGCCAAGGTCGTGCCCGAGGTGTTGTACGTCGACACCGGCCAGGTCGTGACCAGCGCCGGAACCGCGGCCGGCCTGGACGCCTGCCTGCACATCTGGAGGCAGGAGTACGGCGCTGCGGTGGCGAGCATGGTCGCCCGGCGCGCCGTCGTACCCCCGCACCGCGACGGCGGCCAGGCGCAGTTCATCGCTCGCGCGGTGCCCGACTGCGACGCCGACACCCTGCGGCCGCTGCTGACCTGGATCCTCGAGAACATCGCCGAGGAGCACAGCGTCGACTCGCTCGCGCGGCGTGCGCTGATGTCACCCCGCACCTTCGCCCGGCGGTTCCGCGACGAGACCGGCACGACCCCGCACAGCTGGGTGACCGCGCAGCGGGTCGCCGCCGCCGAAGAGCTGCTCGAGACCACCGAGCAGCCGGTCGAGTGGATCGCCAACGAGGTGGGCTTCGGCAACGCCGCCGCGCTCCGGCACCACTTCCAGCGGGTCCGCGGCGTGAGTCCGCTGCAGTACCGGCGGACGTTCTGCCCGGCACCCACCGAGGCGACCGCCTGA